A genomic stretch from Telmatocola sphagniphila includes:
- a CDS encoding S1C family serine protease yields MSHEFHFLSSQDNPLENPQPPVEMEEAEALDAFSKVVVRVAEQLRPAVVNLRVGRGQQSSSGSGVLFSSEGYLLTNHHVVADSRTLRVRLHDGQEVSGEVIGNDPWTDLALVRAKGEKFPFAALGDSAKLRVGQLVLAIGSPLGFESTVTAGVVSAVGRTLRSMSGHLVDNIIQTDAALNPGNSGGPLVDSQGRVAGINTAVIQPAQGICFAIPINMARDIIPSLLKHGRVIRGYLGLHGHRIPIPAQLGREVGIEMGSGVEVLGIEDSSPAERAGIYPEDIIVGIGEESVSSVDDLHRFLTQHPVGEKIVIEVLRNRRRLQLTAVPTEAPRR; encoded by the coding sequence ATGAGTCACGAATTCCATTTTCTTTCCAGCCAGGATAACCCACTGGAAAACCCCCAGCCCCCCGTAGAGATGGAAGAGGCCGAAGCTCTCGATGCCTTTTCCAAAGTGGTCGTACGCGTCGCAGAACAATTACGACCAGCGGTTGTGAACTTGCGCGTGGGACGGGGCCAGCAGTCGAGTAGCGGATCGGGCGTATTATTTTCGTCCGAAGGCTATCTGCTCACAAACCATCACGTCGTCGCGGATTCCCGCACGCTACGCGTTCGATTACACGATGGCCAGGAAGTCTCCGGCGAAGTGATCGGTAACGATCCCTGGACCGATCTCGCACTGGTACGGGCCAAGGGCGAGAAATTTCCTTTTGCCGCCCTCGGAGATTCCGCCAAACTTCGCGTCGGTCAACTGGTGTTAGCCATCGGCAGTCCCCTCGGTTTCGAATCGACTGTTACTGCCGGGGTAGTGAGTGCCGTGGGCCGGACGCTGCGGAGCATGAGCGGCCATCTGGTGGATAACATCATTCAAACCGATGCGGCCTTGAACCCGGGTAACTCGGGAGGACCGCTGGTCGATAGCCAGGGGCGGGTCGCGGGGATAAACACGGCGGTCATTCAGCCGGCTCAGGGCATCTGCTTTGCCATTCCCATCAATATGGCTCGAGATATTATCCCTTCGTTACTGAAACATGGCCGCGTCATTCGCGGCTATCTGGGATTGCACGGCCACCGCATCCCCATACCTGCTCAATTGGGGCGAGAAGTGGGAATTGAAATGGGGAGCGGCGTCGAGGTTCTGGGTATCGAAGATAGCAGCCCTGCCGAACGGGCCGGGATCTATCCAGAAGATATTATCGTGGGGATTGGCGAAGAATCGGTATCGAGTGTCGACGACCTCCACCGCTTTCTGACCCAGCACCCGGTTGGCGAGAAAATCGTGATTGAGGTGCTCCGCAACCGCCGACGGCTGCAATTGACCGCGGTGCCTACCGAAGCCCCAAGACGATAA
- a CDS encoding M13 family metallopeptidase, with product MKIRYVATGAILLGLSAFAAEPTLKSGIDKSTFDTAVRPQDDLYLNVNGNWMKTSQIPGDRPAIGAFFDLRDLSEKRLLGIIEEAAKIKDNPDAKKIEDLYATFMDEAEAEKLGLSPIQPELQIVSSISDKTSLVKALAALQKIGIPGLFGSSVRTDSKKSDQYIVYVGQGGLGLPGESYYREPKSEKIRKAYVAHIGKMLTLAKFPSPEKTAERIMAMETAIAKGHWDNVRNRDADQTYNKVTRAQLKALAGDLNLDTWFEGMGLGEIKELIVAQPSYLTDLSKVVDQYSLDDWKQYLTWRILGTRASLLSKDFVQENFDFYGKTLQGTPEMQPRWKRGVALVEESMGEAAGKLYVAKYFPPAAKEKMKILVANLIEAYRVDIKSLDWMSPETKVKALDKLSKFTPKIGYPDVWRDYTKLEIKRGDLVGNARRAAEFRLNYQLNKLGKRVDRTEWGMTPQTVNAYYNPGLNEIVFPAAILQPPFFDLNVDDAVNYGGIGAVIGHEIGHGFDDQGAKYDGDGNLKDWWTAEDKKEFQKRTKMLIAQYNAFEPKQLPGLHVNGALTIGENIGDLGGLTIAHKAYMISLQGKPSPVIDGMTGPQRLFIGWAQVWRSKYRDEALSRRLATDPHSPSEFRCNGVIRNLTEFYDAFGVKEGDKLWLPKEERVRIW from the coding sequence ATGAAAATCCGTTACGTCGCGACCGGAGCGATACTCCTGGGCTTGTCTGCCTTTGCCGCGGAACCCACACTGAAATCCGGTATCGATAAGAGCACGTTCGACACGGCCGTTCGTCCCCAGGACGATCTGTACCTCAACGTCAACGGCAACTGGATGAAAACGTCCCAGATTCCTGGTGATAGACCTGCCATCGGAGCCTTCTTCGATCTTCGGGATCTTTCCGAGAAACGTCTTTTGGGAATTATCGAAGAAGCCGCTAAGATCAAGGACAATCCGGATGCCAAGAAAATTGAAGACCTCTACGCCACTTTCATGGACGAGGCCGAAGCTGAAAAATTGGGCCTCAGCCCGATTCAACCCGAACTCCAAATCGTTTCGAGTATCAGCGATAAAACCAGCCTCGTAAAGGCACTCGCCGCCCTCCAGAAAATTGGCATTCCGGGCCTGTTTGGCAGTTCGGTCCGAACCGATTCCAAAAAATCGGATCAGTACATCGTCTACGTCGGCCAGGGTGGGCTGGGATTGCCGGGAGAATCGTACTACCGCGAGCCGAAGTCAGAAAAGATTCGCAAAGCCTATGTGGCTCACATCGGCAAAATGCTGACGTTGGCCAAATTTCCCAGTCCGGAGAAGACCGCCGAGCGCATCATGGCGATGGAAACGGCAATTGCCAAAGGCCACTGGGATAACGTCCGCAACCGAGACGCGGACCAGACGTACAACAAAGTAACTCGCGCTCAGCTGAAAGCTCTGGCCGGCGACTTGAATCTCGATACCTGGTTTGAAGGAATGGGTCTGGGAGAAATCAAGGAACTGATCGTTGCACAACCCAGCTATCTCACCGATTTGTCCAAAGTTGTCGATCAGTATTCTCTCGACGATTGGAAGCAATACCTCACCTGGCGAATTCTGGGCACCCGCGCATCCCTGCTTTCCAAAGATTTCGTCCAAGAAAACTTCGATTTTTATGGCAAGACGCTGCAGGGAACTCCCGAAATGCAACCTCGCTGGAAGCGCGGCGTTGCTCTTGTGGAAGAGTCGATGGGGGAAGCGGCCGGAAAACTCTACGTCGCCAAGTACTTCCCCCCGGCAGCCAAAGAGAAGATGAAGATCCTGGTGGCCAATCTGATAGAAGCCTACCGGGTCGATATCAAATCGCTCGACTGGATGTCACCGGAAACCAAGGTGAAAGCGCTCGATAAGCTTTCGAAATTTACTCCCAAGATCGGATATCCGGATGTCTGGCGCGATTACACCAAACTGGAAATCAAGCGTGGTGATCTGGTCGGTAATGCCCGCCGCGCTGCCGAGTTTCGGCTGAATTATCAGCTGAACAAGCTCGGCAAGCGGGTGGATCGCACCGAATGGGGTATGACGCCACAGACTGTGAATGCTTATTACAATCCAGGGTTGAACGAAATCGTCTTCCCGGCCGCCATCCTCCAGCCGCCGTTCTTCGATTTGAATGTGGATGATGCCGTGAACTACGGAGGTATCGGTGCAGTGATAGGTCACGAAATCGGACACGGTTTCGACGATCAGGGTGCCAAGTATGACGGCGACGGGAATTTGAAGGATTGGTGGACGGCCGAAGACAAAAAGGAATTCCAGAAACGCACCAAAATGCTGATCGCCCAGTACAACGCCTTCGAACCCAAGCAACTCCCGGGCTTGCACGTGAACGGGGCTTTGACCATCGGCGAGAACATTGGAGATCTGGGCGGCCTAACCATCGCCCATAAAGCCTACATGATCTCCCTGCAGGGTAAGCCTTCCCCGGTGATTGACGGAATGACCGGACCGCAACGTCTGTTCATAGGCTGGGCCCAAGTCTGGCGATCCAAGTACCGCGATGAAGCCTTGAGCCGGCGCTTGGCAACAGACCCGCACTCACCCTCAGAATTCCGCTGCAATGGCGTGATTCGAAATTTAACTGAGTTCTACGACGCGTTCGGAGTCAAAGAAGGGGACAAACTTTGGCTTCCCAAAGAGGAACGTGTGAGAATCTGGTGA
- a CDS encoding PVC-type heme-binding CxxCH protein yields MRFVLSLQLLLVFPLWALAQRDAKIPDPDPEIERKTFILPEGFEVNLWAADPLLAKPIQMNWDAQGRLWLATSETYPQIEPGKKANDKIVILEDIKGQGKADKVTVFADGLLIPTGIEPDSKGGCYVAASTELLHFSKSKPDLPKADIRKVVLSGFGTEDTHHILHTLRWGPDGKLYMNQSVYIHSHIETPYGPRRLNGGGIWQYDTETGRLEVFARGFWNPWGHAFDKYGQSFATDGANGEGIVHVIPGAYYPTGNHVGPRLLHGMNPGSPKHCGLEIISGRQFPDDWQGDMITNDFRGHRVCRFKLSENGSTFASKEMTEVIKSNHPAFRPIDVKMGPDGALYIADWYNPIIQHGEVDFRDPRRDHTHGRIWRVTAKGRPLVKKKDPITEPDNRTWALRKMSQKFLENPPSPSQSQNFAKEISSRDINDPNPKIRLEAIRTLARLTSPEAVAAALKALDHPMDPTLDYALWLTVRDLDPIWLPAFLEGKLTFNNNPKHLAFALQAINSASTLPALVKMIESSRLPQEQSLGMWKLLADLGGPQEQIRVLNQALNSETNVKIRQELLNSLIDNSQRRKLWNGRTSNAIIDKILLDDKTPEDLKISIIRLAGLWKHQSLQNHIHNLLAGGANPSPTFQRAAVQALVDLGTGEAKQEIELQTSAVDHPSTRAAAIAALAQFDEAKAAGKAVEVMKEELSKIEPADMQKLVEAFLNRKTGPAVLANALKGATIKPDAAKMALRSVRASGKELPALLAAINDAGKLANLKPDYSTEAVKKLVALALEKGEAARGEAIYRRKEMQCLNCHAINGVGGAVGPDMGSIGASAQMDYLVESLWLPSKAIKEGFHSVLINTENGNSVTGIPVREANGELILRTAEDKILTIPVRDIAERKQAKSLMPEGLVDTLTTQEQADLVRFLSELGKVGPYAPQKTPIVRRWQTLEPTPNTMSFVRQKRLMAALEKDAPVSWVSAYAEVGGKLPLSEIPSFAVWGGSEPQSVLRTQISITTPGKIDLKLVSLVGVEVWVNGKVVDLKAKSTLELPKGESEIALVINRNQCKEPIAMELNEAKENPAKFSLLLGK; encoded by the coding sequence ATGCGATTTGTCCTCTCTCTCCAACTGTTGCTCGTTTTTCCTCTGTGGGCTCTGGCTCAGCGTGATGCCAAGATTCCCGATCCCGACCCGGAAATTGAACGAAAGACGTTCATCCTGCCGGAAGGTTTCGAAGTGAATCTCTGGGCGGCCGACCCGCTTTTGGCCAAGCCGATTCAGATGAACTGGGATGCTCAAGGTCGGCTTTGGTTGGCCACCAGTGAGACTTATCCGCAGATCGAACCGGGCAAAAAAGCCAACGACAAGATTGTGATTCTGGAAGACATCAAAGGGCAGGGCAAGGCCGATAAGGTGACCGTTTTTGCCGACGGTTTATTGATCCCAACCGGTATCGAACCCGACAGCAAGGGGGGCTGCTACGTCGCGGCCAGCACCGAACTGCTCCATTTTTCGAAGTCCAAGCCCGACCTGCCCAAGGCGGATATTCGTAAGGTGGTTCTTTCCGGTTTCGGAACCGAAGATACGCACCACATTCTGCATACCCTTCGCTGGGGTCCGGATGGCAAACTCTACATGAATCAATCGGTCTACATCCACAGCCATATTGAAACACCTTACGGCCCGCGCCGGCTCAACGGCGGCGGCATTTGGCAATACGACACGGAAACTGGCCGTCTGGAAGTTTTCGCCCGGGGTTTCTGGAATCCGTGGGGCCATGCCTTTGACAAATATGGCCAATCCTTCGCGACCGATGGCGCCAATGGCGAGGGAATTGTGCACGTGATTCCCGGGGCCTACTATCCGACGGGCAATCACGTGGGGCCGCGCTTGCTGCATGGCATGAATCCGGGGAGTCCGAAACATTGCGGGTTGGAAATCATCTCCGGTCGCCAATTCCCCGACGACTGGCAGGGGGACATGATCACCAACGATTTTCGCGGCCATCGCGTCTGCCGGTTCAAACTCAGTGAAAATGGTTCCACTTTTGCTTCGAAAGAAATGACCGAAGTCATCAAATCGAATCACCCGGCGTTTCGACCTATCGATGTGAAGATGGGGCCAGATGGCGCGCTATACATCGCCGACTGGTATAACCCGATCATTCAGCATGGCGAAGTCGATTTCCGCGATCCACGCCGCGACCACACCCACGGCCGCATTTGGCGGGTCACGGCTAAGGGCCGACCGCTGGTAAAGAAGAAAGATCCAATAACCGAGCCGGATAATCGTACTTGGGCTCTTCGAAAGATGTCGCAGAAATTCCTGGAGAATCCTCCAAGTCCGTCCCAATCTCAAAACTTTGCTAAAGAAATTTCATCCAGAGATATTAACGACCCGAATCCGAAGATTCGTCTTGAGGCCATAAGGACGTTGGCTCGCTTGACATCTCCTGAAGCTGTAGCCGCTGCCCTGAAGGCCCTCGACCATCCCATGGATCCCACGCTGGATTACGCCCTCTGGCTGACGGTCCGGGATCTCGATCCGATCTGGCTGCCCGCGTTTCTGGAAGGCAAACTTACTTTCAACAATAATCCGAAACACCTGGCGTTTGCCTTGCAGGCGATCAACAGTGCCTCAACTCTGCCCGCTCTGGTGAAGATGATCGAATCGTCCCGCTTGCCTCAGGAACAGTCCCTGGGGATGTGGAAACTTCTCGCGGATCTCGGCGGACCGCAAGAGCAGATTCGAGTTCTCAATCAGGCCTTGAATTCAGAGACAAACGTCAAAATTCGCCAGGAACTTTTAAACTCGCTAATCGATAATTCGCAGCGCAGAAAGCTCTGGAACGGCCGAACGTCGAACGCTATCATCGACAAAATCCTTCTGGATGACAAAACCCCGGAAGACTTGAAAATTTCCATTATTCGGCTGGCCGGTCTCTGGAAGCACCAATCCCTACAGAATCATATTCACAACCTCCTGGCCGGCGGTGCCAATCCTTCGCCTACGTTTCAGCGAGCGGCTGTGCAAGCTCTCGTCGATTTAGGAACGGGCGAAGCAAAACAGGAAATTGAACTGCAAACTAGCGCCGTCGATCATCCTTCTACACGCGCGGCTGCCATTGCGGCTCTCGCTCAATTCGATGAAGCCAAAGCCGCCGGGAAGGCAGTCGAGGTCATGAAAGAGGAGCTTTCGAAGATCGAACCAGCCGATATGCAGAAGCTCGTGGAAGCATTTCTGAATCGGAAAACGGGGCCCGCCGTACTGGCAAACGCTTTAAAAGGCGCCACGATCAAGCCCGACGCGGCCAAGATGGCCTTGCGGTCAGTCCGAGCGTCCGGCAAGGAACTTCCGGCGCTACTGGCCGCAATCAACGACGCGGGCAAATTGGCGAATCTTAAGCCCGACTACTCCACTGAGGCGGTCAAGAAGTTGGTAGCTTTGGCTTTAGAGAAGGGGGAGGCCGCACGCGGTGAAGCAATCTATCGTCGCAAAGAAATGCAATGTTTGAATTGCCACGCAATTAACGGTGTCGGCGGGGCCGTGGGGCCCGATATGGGCAGCATCGGCGCCTCGGCTCAGATGGATTACCTAGTCGAATCGCTTTGGCTTCCCAGCAAAGCTATCAAGGAAGGGTTCCATTCTGTTTTGATCAATACGGAAAATGGGAACTCCGTTACCGGTATCCCTGTACGCGAGGCCAATGGCGAATTGATTCTGCGCACGGCCGAGGACAAGATCCTTACCATTCCAGTTCGAGATATTGCAGAACGCAAGCAGGCGAAGTCTCTGATGCCTGAAGGACTCGTGGATACGCTAACCACTCAGGAACAGGCCGATCTGGTTCGGTTTCTTTCCGAGTTGGGTAAAGTCGGACCCTATGCTCCCCAGAAAACCCCGATCGTTCGTCGCTGGCAAACTCTGGAGCCCACGCCGAACACGATGTCTTTCGTTCGACAGAAACGACTTATGGCCGCTCTCGAAAAAGATGCTCCTGTCAGCTGGGTATCGGCGTATGCGGAAGTCGGGGGCAAATTGCCGTTGTCGGAGATACCCTCGTTCGCGGTTTGGGGTGGATCCGAGCCCCAGTCGGTCTTGCGAACTCAAATATCGATCACCACCCCCGGCAAGATCGATCTCAAACTCGTGAGCTTGGTCGGAGTTGAAGTTTGGGTGAACGGCAAAGTGGTTGATCTGAAAGCCAAGAGTACTCTCGAACTACCGAAAGGGGAGAGTGAGATTGCCCTGGTCATTAATCGCAATCAGTGCAAGGAACCGATTGCAATGGAATTGAATGAAGCGAAAGAGAACCCGGCCAAATTCAGTCTCTTGCTGGGCAAGTAA
- a CDS encoding acyltransferase family protein, with translation MQNRTHRLPCIDGLRALSVLSVILCHYRLLSSEPSSPMATQVTFYLGRPLGVLCFFVISGFLITHLLRIELERTSHISLRNFYIRRVLRIFPPMYLYLGIVVLLKLLGEIPLGIPNFIAALFFLSDYTCFFLPESSSDWVIAHFWSLSVEEQFYFLWPLAFLLLKPRKAAILCFIIIGLSPILRFATYFLFVEQRSYLTSMLHCTADPLLIGCLLALLAQGARFNLILNQCSYSLYPTAAFGILLLVSPLLVLAAGNYYWFSLGIPLNSAAVAFLISWFIRYPSSRVGVLLESRPFRYLGQRSYGLYLWQELILSNYFDGTWLAITPINFCTILLIAEFSYQTVERPLIKLRSRYRKKNEANLESHYEPKC, from the coding sequence ATGCAAAATCGCACCCATCGCTTACCCTGCATCGACGGTCTCCGGGCTCTGTCGGTACTGAGTGTAATCCTTTGTCACTATCGGCTTCTCTCCTCCGAACCCAGCTCTCCAATGGCGACTCAAGTTACTTTCTATTTGGGTCGACCTTTGGGAGTGCTTTGCTTTTTTGTGATCAGCGGCTTCCTGATCACACATCTGTTGAGAATTGAACTGGAACGAACTAGTCACATCAGCTTAAGAAATTTCTATATTCGTAGAGTCCTAAGAATTTTTCCTCCGATGTATCTCTACCTCGGGATAGTCGTTCTGCTGAAACTGCTGGGTGAAATTCCCCTGGGAATCCCCAACTTCATCGCGGCCTTATTTTTTCTTTCGGATTACACCTGTTTTTTTCTGCCCGAGTCAAGTTCCGACTGGGTGATCGCTCACTTTTGGTCCCTGTCAGTCGAAGAGCAGTTTTACTTTCTTTGGCCTCTGGCTTTCCTCCTCCTGAAACCTCGCAAAGCGGCTATTTTGTGCTTTATTATTATCGGCCTGTCTCCGATCCTGAGGTTCGCGACCTATTTTCTGTTCGTTGAACAGCGAAGTTATTTGACTTCCATGCTCCATTGCACGGCCGATCCACTATTGATTGGCTGCCTGCTTGCATTGCTGGCGCAAGGGGCCCGGTTTAATCTAATTCTCAATCAATGCTCTTACAGTCTTTATCCGACCGCCGCCTTCGGAATTTTGCTGCTGGTTTCCCCGCTTCTGGTCCTGGCCGCGGGAAATTATTATTGGTTCAGTCTGGGGATTCCACTGAATAGCGCGGCCGTCGCTTTTTTGATTTCGTGGTTCATCCGCTATCCGAGTAGTCGCGTCGGGGTACTGCTGGAATCTCGACCGTTTCGCTACCTCGGCCAGCGATCGTACGGCCTCTACCTCTGGCAGGAACTGATTCTTTCGAATTACTTCGATGGAACTTGGCTCGCGATTACTCCCATCAATTTTTGCACAATCCTACTTATTGCGGAATTCTCCTATCAAACCGTCGAACGACCACTGATAAAATTGCGATCTCGCTATCGAAAAAAAAATGAGGCAAACCTTGAGAGCCACTATGAGCCTAAATGTTGA
- a CDS encoding DMT family transporter, whose product MDDLAKDRRQGRIFCLAAAVLWSFSGLFTRLLQKDTFLNLNETPISPIQMAFFRAIFAGLFLIPFLSRKDMKFRPIMPIMVAIFAGMNALFLSSMALGSAAATIFLQYMAPFLVYLIGVNFMGEEADRKTWRAILMAMVGVLIIVFSGFTSADSKTPLVTLMAVGSGVLYALVICCLRYLRGQSSIWLTLLNQLGSGICLGLGVIIFSGVDEFLAWFTGPTLNQFVFLACFGAVQMGFSYYFFARGLKKLSPQEAGFITLLEPILNPLWVWLAFGETNPISIWIGGAFILFALGWRYSSKT is encoded by the coding sequence ATGGATGATTTGGCTAAAGACCGTCGCCAGGGGCGAATTTTCTGCCTGGCGGCAGCGGTACTCTGGAGTTTCAGCGGGCTCTTTACCCGTTTACTTCAGAAGGATACTTTCCTTAACCTCAATGAAACCCCCATTTCGCCCATCCAGATGGCATTTTTCCGCGCCATTTTTGCTGGCCTGTTTCTGATTCCCTTCCTGTCGCGAAAAGACATGAAATTTCGCCCGATCATGCCGATCATGGTCGCAATTTTTGCGGGCATGAATGCGCTGTTTTTGTCCTCGATGGCCTTAGGATCGGCGGCCGCAACGATTTTTCTGCAATACATGGCCCCGTTTCTGGTCTATTTGATCGGCGTCAATTTCATGGGGGAGGAGGCCGATCGGAAGACCTGGCGGGCAATCCTCATGGCCATGGTCGGCGTGTTGATAATTGTGTTCAGCGGTTTCACCTCCGCCGATAGCAAGACCCCCTTGGTCACCTTGATGGCGGTTGGGAGCGGCGTTCTTTACGCCCTGGTGATTTGCTGCCTCCGCTATTTACGCGGCCAGTCTTCGATTTGGCTGACTCTACTCAATCAACTCGGGAGTGGAATTTGCCTGGGACTGGGAGTCATCATTTTTTCTGGCGTGGATGAGTTTCTGGCCTGGTTCACCGGGCCTACATTGAACCAATTCGTTTTCCTGGCCTGTTTCGGGGCCGTGCAAATGGGGTTCTCCTACTACTTTTTCGCGAGAGGACTCAAGAAACTCTCGCCGCAAGAAGCGGGGTTTATCACTCTGCTCGAGCCGATTCTCAATCCCCTCTGGGTCTGGCTGGCCTTCGGGGAAACCAATCCGATTTCCATCTGGATCGGGGGAGCCTTCATTCTTTTTGCACTCGGCTGGCGATATTCGAGCAAAACATGA
- a CDS encoding GDSL-type esterase/lipase family protein — protein MKTFLLGFCLFAFPVSPLLAAEPIPLNKEERIVLIGSTIIEREQRYGHWEAALTAQFPDKNLKFRNFGWSADTVWGESRAAFDSVDQGFKRLVEITLEWKPTTIIIDYGANESVEGQKGLPKFEAQYGKLLDALAPAKAKIILVTPLILPHFSTPKDRYAQVALYADAVKKIANQRGTYLADLRSWELERFAEYHKEGVKYPFTEEGTQFNDQGYRESAAFWQKQFAPAGSSIPQPSESLREAVAAKNELVFHRWRPENETYLFGFRKHEQGKNAKEVFEFDPLIDVAEKKIQEIKSK, from the coding sequence ATGAAAACGTTTCTGCTCGGCTTTTGCCTCTTTGCATTCCCGGTTTCTCCATTACTGGCCGCCGAACCGATCCCTCTCAATAAAGAAGAACGCATTGTGCTGATCGGCAGTACCATCATTGAACGGGAGCAACGCTACGGCCATTGGGAAGCCGCCCTCACGGCACAGTTCCCAGACAAGAATTTGAAGTTCCGGAATTTCGGCTGGTCTGCTGATACCGTGTGGGGAGAATCCCGAGCGGCATTTGATTCGGTCGATCAGGGGTTTAAGAGGCTCGTAGAAATCACTCTGGAATGGAAGCCGACGACCATAATTATCGATTACGGAGCGAATGAATCGGTGGAAGGGCAAAAAGGTCTGCCCAAGTTCGAAGCGCAGTATGGCAAATTACTGGATGCTCTAGCACCGGCCAAAGCCAAAATTATTTTGGTTACGCCACTGATTCTTCCCCATTTTTCCACGCCCAAGGATCGTTACGCTCAAGTCGCCCTGTATGCCGATGCGGTGAAGAAAATCGCCAATCAACGAGGAACTTATCTCGCGGATTTACGCTCTTGGGAGCTGGAACGGTTCGCGGAATATCACAAAGAAGGCGTGAAGTATCCATTTACCGAGGAAGGTACCCAGTTTAACGATCAGGGTTATCGGGAATCGGCTGCGTTCTGGCAGAAACAATTTGCTCCCGCCGGGTCTAGTATCCCCCAGCCTTCCGAGTCGCTTCGGGAAGCCGTGGCGGCTAAGAATGAGTTGGTGTTCCACCGCTGGCGACCCGAAAATGAAACTTACCTGTTCGGCTTCCGTAAACACGAGCAGGGGAAGAACGCCAAGGAAGTGTTTGAATTCGATCCCCTGATCGATGTTGCGGAAAAGAAAATTCAGGAAATAAAGTCCAAATAG